From the Deinococcus ruber genome, the window CAGCGCCCCGCTGCCAGCAGCCCCACTCCCACCGACAGCGCTGCCAGCCACAGCCCCAGCCGCGCCGGGTCGCCCCGCGTGCCATGCGCCAGCACACTGATCAGCAGCGTGACCGGGAGCGCTCCCGCCGCCGTCGCCGCCAGAAACGGCAGGAACGGCATGCGGGTCGCGCCCGCCACCAGATTCATCACGTCGCTGCTCAGAATCGGCATCAGCCGGATCAGAATCACGCCGCGCACGCCCTGCTGAGCGGCAAACGCGTGCGCCCGGTCACGGCCCCGCTGCCCCGCCAGCGCCCGGATCACCGGGTCGCCCACGCCGCGCCCCAGGCTGTACCCTGCCACCGCCCCCAGCACCGTGCCGACGTACACGATCAGAAAACCGAGCATCGGCCCGTAGGCCAGCAGCGCCACCAGCGTCAGCACCAGGGCCGGAATCAGCGGGAGTACCGCCTGCACCACGAACGCCATGATCAGCACCAGTGGGCCAGCGCCGCCGAACTGCGACACCCAGGCGTGCGTCTGGGCCGGATCGTGGCTGAGCAGCACCCGGCCCGCTTCCAGCAGACCATGCCGTACGGCGGGCAGCCCGAAGAGCACCGCCAGCAGCAGCACTCCTCCAGCCACCACCCCCACCCGAACGAGACGGTGTGCGGAAGGGCCAGCAGGTGGGGCAGTCATGCGCTCAGCGTAGGGCCGGGATGTGAGCGCAGGGTTCGCCGCCCTTTCCCGAAGAACAGAGCGGACGGCAGATGTTCGGCAGCCGCGCACTCTACACTTGAGCAGATGCGCCCCGACCTCGCCGCCC encodes:
- a CDS encoding TVP38/TMEM64 family protein, with product MTAPPAGPSAHRLVRVGVVAGGVLLLAVLFGLPAVRHGLLEAGRVLLSHDPAQTHAWVSQFGGAGPLVLIMAFVVQAVLPLIPALVLTLVALLAYGPMLGFLIVYVGTVLGAVAGYSLGRGVGDPVIRALAGQRGRDRAHAFAAQQGVRGVILIRLMPILSSDVMNLVAGATRMPFLPFLAATAAGALPVTLLISVLAHGTRGDPARLGLWLAALSVGVGLLAAGRWWLGRRAARRRMLTVQPLGTQAEELG